The bacterium genome segment GAAAATGGTTCGAGTAAGATTTGCTCCGGCACCAACAGGATATTTGCATCTTGGAGGCGCCAGAACAGCTCTTTTTAATTGGCTTTTTGTTAAACAACAGCAGGGTAAATTCATTTTACGCATAGAAGATACGGATGTTAAACGGTCAACTGATGAGAGTGTAAATGCCATCCTCGACAGTCTGAAGTGGCTTGGCATCACCTGGGATGAGGGACCTTATTTTCAATCCCAAAGAACCCATATCTATCAAGAGTATGCAAAGAAATTATTACAGGATAATCAAGCATATTATTGTTATTGTTCCCCATCTGAATTAGAGATTCTTCGTAAAAAGGCAACTGGGGAGGCGCCAGGATATGATGGTCGGTGTAGAAACCTGTCCCCAACTCAGCGTCAGGAATATGAATCTTCTGGCAGAAAACCCACGATTAGATTTAAATCGCCATCTGGACTAACTCAAGTAAATGATTTAATTCGAGGTAAAGTGTCTTTTGATAATGCCTTGTTTGGTGATTTTATCATTTTTAAATCAGATGGGATGCCAACTTATAATTTTGCCTGCATCATAGATGATGCCTTGATGGAGATTACCCATGTCATTCGTGGTGAAGACCATATTTCTAACACCCCCCGCCAGATTTTATTATATCAAGCATTAGGATTTAAAATACCAGTATTTGCTCATCTACCCTTGATTTTGGGATTGGATAAAACGCCATTGAGTAAACGACATGGAGATGTTGCGATTGAACATTACCGGCAAGAAGGCTATTTGCCAGAGGCACTTATGAATTATCTCGCCCTTTTAGGTTGGTCAACGCCGCAAAGTCAGCAAATCTTTTCTAAAGAAGAATTATTAATAAAATTCTCCATAGACCGTGTCAGTAAAAACCCCGCTATCTTTGATTTAGAAAAACTACGCTGGTTAAATGGGGAATATATCAGAAGATTAGATATAGATTCACTGACCGTGTTATGTTGGGAATACTTAAATAAAATTCGAAATTCGAAATTTGAAATTCGAAATTTGAAATTTAAAGAGATAGTAAGACTTTTTCAGGAACGGATAAAGACACTTTCAGATTTTGTTAAACAAGCAGAATTTTTCTTTGTGAACAGCCCTAAATATCACCCATCTGCCGTTGAGCAAATCCTGATGAAAGACGGCGTCCGTCAAATTTTAGAACAGGTAAAAGATAGATTGGTTCAATTAGAACCGTTTGATACGAATTCTATTGAGAAAACTATTCGTGAATTAGCCGACCAGCTAAAAATAAAAGCCTCAGACATCATCCATCCTTTACGAGTAGCATTAACTGGAGATAAAGTTAGTCCAGGATTGTTTGAAGTAGTCGCTTTATTAGGAAAAGAAAAAGTCCAGGAAAGACTCATTAAAAGAAGGTGGGAAAATGGATAAATTGAAGATAGGAATTTTAGCCTCAGGTAGAGGGTCTAATTTACAGGCGATTATTGACGCCGTTGAGTTAGGGAATCTTTCGGCTGATATTGCCATAGTCATTAGTGATAACAAAGATGCCTATGCCTTGATTCGGGCACAAAAGTATGGAATTAAAACACTTTTCCTTGACCCAAAAGGATTTAGCAGAGAGGATTATGACCGAAAGGTAGTTGAGGTTTTACAGGAAGAGAATATTGAATTAGTAGTCCTGGCGGGATTTATGCGAATTATCACCCCTTATTTTGTTAATGCTTACAAAAACAAAATTATGAACATTCACCCGGCGTTACTTCCATCTTTCCTTGGATTACACGGACAGCGACAGGCAATAGATTATGGTGTAAAGATTTCGGGTGCAACAGTACATTTTGTTGAGGAAGGCTGTGATACAGGACCGATAATTTTACAAGCCGCTGTGAATGTTGAAAATGATGATACCGAAGAAACTTTATCTGCTCGAATTTTAGAACAAGAACATAAGATTTATCCGCAGGCTATCCAGCTTTATGCTGAGGGAAAATTAGAGATTATTGGGAGAAAAGTAAGGATAAAACAAAAATAATACTTGACGATTTAGAGATTTTATGGCATAATGGAGA includes the following:
- the purN gene encoding phosphoribosylglycinamide formyltransferase, with translation MDKLKIGILASGRGSNLQAIIDAVELGNLSADIAIVISDNKDAYALIRAQKYGIKTLFLDPKGFSREDYDRKVVEVLQEENIELVVLAGFMRIITPYFVNAYKNKIMNIHPALLPSFLGLHGQRQAIDYGVKISGATVHFVEEGCDTGPIILQAAVNVENDDTEETLSARILEQEHKIYPQAIQLYAEGKLEIIGRKVRIKQK
- the gltX gene encoding glutamate--tRNA ligase → MVRVRFAPAPTGYLHLGGARTALFNWLFVKQQQGKFILRIEDTDVKRSTDESVNAILDSLKWLGITWDEGPYFQSQRTHIYQEYAKKLLQDNQAYYCYCSPSELEILRKKATGEAPGYDGRCRNLSPTQRQEYESSGRKPTIRFKSPSGLTQVNDLIRGKVSFDNALFGDFIIFKSDGMPTYNFACIIDDALMEITHVIRGEDHISNTPRQILLYQALGFKIPVFAHLPLILGLDKTPLSKRHGDVAIEHYRQEGYLPEALMNYLALLGWSTPQSQQIFSKEELLIKFSIDRVSKNPAIFDLEKLRWLNGEYIRRLDIDSLTVLCWEYLNKIRNSKFEIRNLKFKEIVRLFQERIKTLSDFVKQAEFFFVNSPKYHPSAVEQILMKDGVRQILEQVKDRLVQLEPFDTNSIEKTIRELADQLKIKASDIIHPLRVALTGDKVSPGLFEVVALLGKEKVQERLIKRRWENG